A genomic stretch from Bordetella sp. N includes:
- a CDS encoding tripartite tricarboxylate transporter substrate binding protein — MKLSSLFGGVVSKSLLGAALTAAVTLFPGAAGAQAANASAEQGASGYPSKPIRIILGFPGGGGADVLLRSVTPALADELGQPIIVDNRPGAGGNLAMDAVARAEPDGYTLLMGSPGLATNPFLYKDLPFDPIKAFAPIGMVGSVQNVLIVRPSLHIDTVAELVRYAKDHPGVLNFGSSGTGTSLHLAAELFKRDADVNIVHVPYRGGPPAMTDLLGDRVDMMFNVLPQALPQIKAGKLKALAVTAAERAPTLPDVPTMEEAGIKGYTATTWNGLLAPAGTPPAVVNKINAALNKVLSSPDTKKRFDDMGQDVVMDTPAEFAQLIKDETAKWKIVIQEGGIKAQ; from the coding sequence GTGAAGTTGTCCAGTTTGTTTGGTGGCGTGGTTTCCAAGTCCCTCCTTGGCGCCGCGCTCACCGCCGCGGTCACGTTGTTCCCTGGCGCCGCCGGCGCGCAAGCAGCCAACGCAAGTGCCGAGCAAGGCGCTTCGGGCTATCCCTCGAAACCCATACGCATCATCCTGGGCTTCCCCGGCGGCGGTGGCGCCGACGTGTTGCTGCGCTCCGTGACGCCCGCGCTGGCGGACGAATTGGGTCAACCCATCATTGTCGATAACCGTCCCGGCGCCGGCGGCAATCTGGCCATGGATGCGGTGGCGCGTGCCGAGCCGGACGGCTATACCCTGCTGATGGGTTCGCCGGGCCTGGCGACCAATCCTTTCCTGTATAAGGATCTGCCCTTTGACCCGATCAAGGCCTTTGCGCCCATTGGCATGGTGGGCAGCGTCCAGAACGTGCTGATCGTGCGGCCGTCGCTGCACATCGATACCGTCGCCGAGCTGGTGCGTTATGCCAAGGATCATCCGGGCGTGTTGAATTTCGGCTCGTCCGGCACCGGCACGTCCCTGCATCTGGCGGCCGAACTGTTCAAGCGCGATGCCGACGTGAACATCGTGCACGTGCCCTACCGCGGTGGCCCGCCGGCCATGACCGACCTGCTGGGCGATCGCGTCGACATGATGTTTAACGTCTTGCCGCAGGCACTGCCGCAGATCAAGGCCGGCAAGCTCAAGGCGCTGGCGGTCACGGCCGCGGAACGCGCGCCGACCCTGCCGGATGTGCCGACCATGGAAGAAGCCGGTATCAAGGGCTACACGGCGACGACCTGGAACGGGCTACTGGCGCCCGCGGGCACACCACCTGCTGTCGTGAACAAGATAAATGCAGCCTTGAACAAGGTGCTGTCGTCGCCGGATACCAAAAAGCGTTTCGACGACATGGGCCAGGACGTGGTGATGGACACACCGGCCGAGTTCGCCCAGCTGATCAAGGACGAAACCGCCAAGTGGAAGATCGTTATCCAGGAAGGCGGCATCAAGGCCCAATGA
- a CDS encoding isopenicillin N synthase family oxygenase, producing the protein MTACQTGDFGSIPIVDIRPMFDTKDNGGALRVAQEIRKAAIDVGFFYISNHNIPADLMRAVYMCAKYFFRLPEEIKKSISINDAHRGYVAFRQTVLEGARLADLKESFNFAFPFTPDHPEVLAGKPLIGMNQWLPNEQTWRGILESYYQHVFELGQRVLEAIALSLELERDFFRPLYKNPLVRARLLHYPPQPPEAHTNQYGAAPHTDFGCITILWQDDVGGLQVRNRSGDWVDAPCIEGTFVVNIGDMLARWSNDLFVSTPHRVVNASGQERFSIPVFYDPDFDTVVECLPNCATPDSPVKYEPIIAGKYITAKYDASYAYRQKQPT; encoded by the coding sequence ATGACCGCGTGCCAGACGGGGGATTTTGGATCTATTCCAATTGTCGACATTCGACCAATGTTCGATACAAAGGACAATGGCGGCGCACTCCGGGTAGCGCAGGAAATTCGCAAAGCCGCGATAGACGTTGGATTTTTCTACATCTCCAACCACAATATTCCGGCCGATCTGATGCGTGCGGTGTATATGTGCGCAAAGTATTTTTTCCGGCTTCCGGAAGAAATCAAAAAATCGATTTCCATCAATGATGCGCACCGCGGCTACGTGGCTTTCAGGCAAACCGTGCTCGAAGGCGCGCGCCTCGCCGACCTGAAAGAGAGCTTCAATTTCGCTTTCCCCTTCACACCGGATCATCCGGAAGTGTTGGCGGGCAAGCCTTTGATCGGTATGAACCAATGGCTGCCCAATGAACAGACCTGGCGCGGCATTCTCGAATCGTATTACCAGCACGTGTTTGAGCTGGGCCAACGCGTGCTTGAGGCAATCGCGCTGTCGCTCGAGCTGGAACGCGATTTTTTTCGTCCTCTGTACAAAAATCCCCTGGTGCGCGCGCGCTTGCTGCATTACCCGCCGCAACCGCCCGAGGCGCATACCAATCAGTACGGCGCCGCGCCGCATACCGATTTCGGCTGCATCACCATTCTGTGGCAGGACGACGTCGGCGGCCTGCAAGTGCGCAATCGCAGCGGCGACTGGGTCGACGCACCCTGCATCGAAGGCACCTTCGTGGTGAACATCGGCGATATGCTGGCCCGCTGGTCCAACGACCTGTTCGTCTCGACGCCGCATCGCGTGGTGAATGCGTCGGGCCAGGAGCGCTTTTCCATCCCCGTGTTCTACGACCCGGACTTCGACACCGTGGTCGAATGCCTGCCCAATTGCGCCACGCCTGACAGCCCCGTCAAATACGAACCCATCATCGCCGGCAAGTACATCACGGCGAAATACGACGCGTCGTACGCATATCGGCAGAAGCAGCCGACCTAG
- a CDS encoding tripartite tricarboxylate transporter substrate binding protein: protein MNAYTRGCTAALALLASWTVGSSPALAQAQKYPSHPVTIIVPFGAGGSADVYARVLAQRLGQETGQSFVVENRPGAGAVIGTQYVAKAAPDGYTLLMMSNTQTVNETLLKKRPYDLMQDFTAVAPVNEAPLVLVVRAGLPIKSVRELVAQARQAPGKLNYASSGTGTPYHMAGELFKSMAGVNIAHIPYKSSGGARTDVLGGQVDMMFDAVSTMTELIQTKKVLAVATTGTQRSNVLPDIPTMAEAGVPGYTATIWLGLLAPKGTPPDVVNYLNERISRIVEQPDIRSVWAQSGVTPMKMTPAQFTDFLKQDIEKWGAIVKSANITVD, encoded by the coding sequence ATGAACGCATATACGCGTGGCTGCACCGCCGCCTTGGCGCTGCTCGCCAGTTGGACCGTGGGCAGCAGCCCGGCGCTGGCCCAGGCCCAGAAATACCCCAGTCATCCCGTGACCATCATCGTGCCCTTCGGCGCCGGCGGCTCCGCCGATGTCTATGCGCGGGTGCTGGCGCAGCGCCTGGGCCAGGAAACCGGCCAGTCCTTCGTAGTGGAGAACCGGCCTGGCGCGGGCGCCGTGATCGGCACGCAGTACGTGGCCAAGGCGGCGCCGGACGGCTACACGCTGCTGATGATGTCCAACACGCAAACGGTCAACGAGACGCTGTTGAAGAAGCGGCCCTACGACCTGATGCAGGACTTCACCGCCGTCGCGCCGGTCAACGAGGCGCCGCTGGTGCTGGTGGTGCGCGCGGGGCTGCCCATCAAGTCGGTCAGGGAACTGGTCGCGCAGGCCAGGCAGGCACCGGGCAAACTCAATTACGCTTCCTCGGGCACCGGCACGCCGTACCACATGGCCGGCGAGCTGTTCAAAAGCATGGCGGGGGTCAATATCGCCCACATTCCCTACAAGAGCAGCGGTGGCGCGCGCACCGACGTGCTGGGCGGTCAGGTCGACATGATGTTCGACGCGGTCAGCACCATGACGGAACTGATCCAGACCAAAAAAGTGCTGGCAGTGGCGACCACGGGGACGCAACGCTCCAACGTGCTGCCCGACATCCCGACCATGGCCGAGGCCGGCGTGCCGGGCTATACCGCGACGATCTGGCTGGGTTTGCTCGCGCCCAAAGGCACACCGCCTGACGTGGTCAATTACTTGAACGAGCGCATCTCTCGCATCGTCGAGCAGCCGGACATCCGGTCGGTGTGGGCGCAAAGCGGCGTGACGCCGATGAAGATGACGCCGGCGCAGTTCACCGACTTTCTCAAGCAGGACATCGAGAAGTGGGGCGCCATCGTCAAGTCGGCCAACATCACGGTGGACTGA
- a CDS encoding polysaccharide deacetylase family protein, which yields MDVRRYGPFPYIPQPARPPFKLPDGARVALWINPNVEYFGLDDVMPGVVNERIPAAHAKIPNVRNWSVRDYGNRVGVWRLMDTLSRYGIRASAALNSELCDHHPEIIEEAVRRGWELMGHGITNAIRLNEMPPEQEREAIFQIVERIEKATGVRPVGWLGPGLAETWNTLEYLSEAGVKYVCDWVNDDQPYTMSVGRPSMVSLPYSVQTNDVPAYFDMKMSVPEFEATIKRTFDTLYREGETSGRVMAIAVHPFVTGLPHRIGALDSALEYICKHPGVWLATGREIVEHYLESDFAKAMKG from the coding sequence ATGGACGTTCGCCGCTACGGCCCTTTCCCCTATATTCCCCAACCCGCGCGCCCGCCGTTCAAGTTGCCTGACGGCGCGCGCGTCGCGCTGTGGATAAATCCCAATGTGGAGTACTTCGGCCTGGACGACGTGATGCCCGGCGTGGTCAACGAACGCATTCCGGCGGCGCACGCCAAGATTCCCAATGTGCGCAACTGGTCGGTGCGTGACTATGGCAATCGCGTGGGCGTGTGGCGCCTGATGGACACGCTCAGCCGTTACGGCATCCGGGCCAGTGCGGCGCTCAACAGTGAACTCTGTGATCATCATCCGGAGATCATCGAAGAGGCTGTCCGGCGCGGCTGGGAGTTGATGGGCCATGGCATCACCAATGCCATCCGCTTGAACGAGATGCCGCCCGAGCAGGAACGTGAAGCGATATTCCAGATCGTCGAGCGCATCGAGAAAGCGACGGGCGTGCGTCCGGTGGGCTGGCTGGGGCCGGGGTTGGCGGAGACGTGGAACACCCTGGAGTACCTGTCCGAAGCGGGCGTGAAGTACGTCTGTGATTGGGTCAACGACGATCAGCCGTACACCATGTCGGTGGGACGGCCTTCGATGGTTTCCCTGCCTTATTCCGTGCAGACGAATGACGTGCCGGCGTATTTCGACATGAAGATGTCGGTGCCGGAATTCGAGGCGACCATCAAGCGTACGTTCGACACCTTGTATCGCGAAGGTGAGACGTCTGGCCGGGTCATGGCGATTGCCGTGCATCCCTTCGTCACCGGGCTGCCGCATCGGATCGGCGCGCTGGATTCGGCGCTTGAATATATCTGCAAGCACCCGGGGGTGTGGCTGGCGACGGGCCGCGAGATCGTCGAACACTACCTTGAAAGCGACTTCGCCAAAGCCATGAAAGGGTAG
- a CDS encoding FadR/GntR family transcriptional regulator, whose protein sequence is MDERVAGTTVRSEGAKELARHLQEEISAGRLRAGVKLPPERELSLRFGASRGSVRRVLADLRERGLIRQTVGSGTFVSDEAEALLGAPPAAVPWFHVPVSPAELMEARRLIEPLLPPMIARNATAADFSAMQHCIEQSEAATTIEGFEHWDGELHKSFALATHNAFFMQILELTNRAREQGEWGRLKRNSLTPQRRAEYEQQHRAIVDALRDRDAAQAAVLMTGHLEQIRRNLFGE, encoded by the coding sequence GTGGATGAACGGGTAGCGGGAACCACCGTGCGGTCTGAAGGCGCCAAGGAACTGGCGCGGCATCTGCAGGAAGAAATCAGCGCGGGCCGTCTGCGGGCAGGCGTCAAGCTGCCGCCGGAACGCGAGCTCAGTCTTCGCTTCGGTGCATCACGCGGTTCGGTGCGGCGTGTGCTGGCGGACCTGCGCGAGCGGGGCCTGATCCGGCAGACGGTGGGCAGCGGCACATTCGTGTCGGACGAGGCCGAAGCGCTGCTGGGCGCGCCGCCTGCCGCGGTGCCGTGGTTTCACGTTCCGGTCAGTCCCGCCGAATTGATGGAGGCGCGCCGGCTGATCGAGCCATTGCTGCCCCCCATGATCGCGCGCAATGCCACCGCGGCGGACTTCAGCGCCATGCAGCATTGCATCGAGCAGTCCGAGGCCGCGACCACGATCGAAGGTTTTGAGCATTGGGATGGCGAGCTGCACAAGAGTTTCGCGCTGGCCACCCACAACGCTTTTTTCATGCAGATACTGGAGCTGACCAATCGCGCGCGTGAACAGGGCGAGTGGGGGCGGCTCAAGCGCAATTCGTTGACGCCGCAGCGCCGCGCCGAATACGAGCAACAGCACCGCGCCATCGTCGATGCACTGCGCGACCGCGACGCAGCCCAGGCCGCCGTCCTGATGACCGGCCACCTGGAGCAGATACGGCGCAACCTGTTCGGGGAATAA
- a CDS encoding fumarylacetoacetate hydrolase family protein, producing MKFANIALDGKPAIALVDTQSQQFWPVSQLASGFAGDMVQLVHDFDRLREKLSQAGSGQALAGAKILAPIDQPRRNIFCVGKNYHEHAAEFSKSGFDSSAKEGEHAPEAPVVFTKPATTVIGPGVAIPPHKQVTQQIDYEAELAVVIGKAGRDISKANAFDHIFGYTIVNDVTARDLQKLHRQWFLGKSLDGFCPMGPYVVTRDEVDATKLGVKCWVNGELRQNANTSDLIFDIPTLIETISAGIELKPGDVIATGTPAGVGIGFKPPRFVQSGDVIRIEIEGLGVLENPVA from the coding sequence ATGAAATTCGCCAATATCGCGCTCGACGGCAAGCCCGCCATTGCCTTGGTAGACACGCAATCGCAGCAATTCTGGCCGGTCTCTCAACTGGCATCCGGCTTCGCCGGAGACATGGTCCAACTGGTACATGATTTCGACCGCCTGCGCGAAAAACTGAGCCAGGCAGGATCCGGCCAGGCGCTGGCCGGCGCCAAGATCCTGGCGCCCATCGACCAGCCCCGCCGCAATATCTTCTGCGTCGGCAAGAACTACCACGAGCACGCCGCCGAATTCAGCAAGTCGGGCTTCGACAGCAGCGCCAAGGAAGGCGAACACGCGCCCGAAGCGCCGGTGGTCTTCACCAAGCCGGCCACCACCGTGATCGGCCCCGGTGTGGCGATACCGCCCCACAAGCAGGTGACCCAGCAGATCGACTACGAAGCCGAGCTGGCCGTGGTGATCGGCAAGGCCGGCCGTGACATCAGCAAGGCGAACGCCTTCGATCACATATTCGGCTACACCATCGTCAACGACGTCACCGCGCGCGACCTGCAAAAGCTGCATCGCCAATGGTTCCTGGGCAAATCCCTGGATGGCTTCTGCCCCATGGGTCCCTATGTCGTCACACGTGACGAGGTCGATGCCACCAAGCTTGGTGTCAAGTGCTGGGTCAATGGCGAACTGCGCCAGAACGCCAATACCTCGGACCTGATCTTCGACATTCCCACGTTGATCGAGACCATTTCGGCCGGCATCGAACTGAAGCCGGGCGACGTCATCGCCACGGGCACGCCGGCCGGTGTCGGCATCGGCTTCAAGCCGCCGCGCTTCGTGCAATCGGGCGATGTCATCCGCATCGAGATCGAGGGGCTGGGCGTGTTGGAGAACCCGGTGGCCTGA
- a CDS encoding phosphoketolase, translating to MGGPAEPASPGRQGRPLEGAARSAVGGGRPLSEEELRLMDAYWRASNYLAAGMIYLRANPLLRQPLKPEHLKNRLLGHWGSSPGQSFTLVHLDRLIRLRDLNVLFISGPGHGAPASLACAWLEGRYSEVYPDRSLDEAGMQRLFQKFSFPGGIGSHCTPETPGSIHEGGELGYSLSHAYGAAFDNPDLIVATMVGDGEAETGPLAASWHSNKFLNPVHDGAVLPILHLNGYKIANPTILARIPHEELEALLVGYGHKPYFVEGDDPTRMHQQMATTLDACIDEIQSIQRRAREGGLSGRPRWPMIVLRSPKGWTGPKTVDGHKVEGSWRAHQVPVADPATNRGSLRVVEEWLKSYRPEELFDEDGAPVAALRALAPRGDRRISANPHANGGLLRRDLDLPPFKDYGVPVRAPGASNVSPTAVLGGFLRDVMRRNMTNFRVFGPDETASNKLNALYEATGKTWLAETLPQDEDGGALAPDGRVMEILSEHTLEGWFEGYVLTGRHGFFATYEAFVHVIDSMFNQHAKWLEKAKTELDWRAPVPSINLLITSLVWRQDHNGFTHQDPGFLDVVANKSPAVVRIYLPPDANCLLSVADHCLRTRDYVNVIVADKQPHLQYLDMESATIHCTKGIGIWEWASTDQGAEPDVVMACAGDIATMEALAATKILKEKFPELKIRFVNVVDLYRLVSDTEHPHGLSDRDFDSLFTRDKPVIFNFHSYSSLVHKLTYRRANHDNMHVHGYQERGNINTPFELAMINEVDRYHLAIDVIDRVPKLHVVGAHVKEWLRDRLIEHMAYAHQEGIDKPEISNWEW from the coding sequence ATCGGGGGCCCAGCGGAGCCGGCTTCGCCGGGCCGCCAGGGCCGCCCCCTTGAGGGGGCCGCGCGTAGCGCGGTAGGGGGTGGGCGGCCTTTATCAGAAGAAGAGCTGCGCCTGATGGACGCCTATTGGCGCGCCTCCAATTATCTGGCGGCGGGCATGATCTATCTGCGCGCCAATCCACTGCTGCGCCAGCCGCTCAAGCCGGAGCACCTGAAGAACCGCCTGCTGGGCCACTGGGGCTCCTCGCCAGGTCAATCGTTCACCTTGGTGCATCTGGACCGCCTGATACGCCTGCGGGATCTGAACGTGCTGTTCATATCGGGCCCCGGCCATGGCGCGCCGGCGTCGCTGGCGTGCGCGTGGCTGGAAGGCCGCTATTCCGAGGTCTATCCGGACCGTTCCCTCGACGAAGCAGGCATGCAACGCCTGTTCCAGAAATTCTCCTTCCCTGGCGGCATAGGCTCGCATTGCACGCCCGAGACGCCGGGGTCCATCCATGAGGGCGGCGAGCTGGGCTACAGCCTTTCACATGCGTATGGCGCGGCGTTCGACAACCCGGACCTGATCGTCGCGACCATGGTCGGCGACGGCGAAGCCGAAACCGGCCCGCTGGCCGCGTCCTGGCACTCGAACAAATTTCTCAATCCGGTTCACGATGGCGCGGTGCTGCCCATCCTGCACCTGAACGGCTACAAGATCGCCAACCCCACCATCCTGGCACGCATTCCGCACGAGGAGCTGGAAGCCTTGCTGGTCGGCTACGGCCACAAGCCCTATTTCGTCGAGGGCGATGACCCCACGCGCATGCACCAGCAGATGGCCACCACGCTCGATGCGTGCATCGATGAAATCCAGTCCATCCAGCGCCGCGCGCGCGAAGGCGGTCTGAGCGGCCGGCCGCGCTGGCCCATGATCGTGCTGCGCTCACCCAAGGGATGGACGGGTCCGAAGACGGTGGACGGGCACAAGGTGGAAGGCTCCTGGCGCGCGCATCAGGTGCCGGTGGCCGACCCCGCCACCAACCGCGGCAGCCTGCGGGTGGTGGAGGAATGGTTGAAGAGTTATCGGCCGGAGGAATTGTTCGATGAGGACGGCGCCCCGGTCGCGGCCCTGCGTGCGCTGGCGCCGCGGGGCGACCGCCGCATCAGCGCCAATCCGCACGCCAACGGCGGCCTGTTGCGGCGCGACCTGGATCTGCCGCCCTTCAAGGACTATGGGGTGCCGGTGCGCGCGCCCGGCGCGTCCAATGTGTCGCCAACGGCGGTGCTGGGTGGGTTCCTGCGTGACGTCATGCGGCGGAACATGACCAATTTCCGGGTGTTCGGCCCGGACGAGACCGCCAGCAACAAGCTGAATGCGCTCTACGAGGCGACCGGCAAGACCTGGCTGGCGGAGACCTTGCCGCAGGACGAGGATGGCGGCGCTTTGGCGCCCGACGGCCGCGTCATGGAGATACTTAGCGAACACACGCTGGAGGGCTGGTTCGAAGGCTATGTGTTGACGGGACGGCACGGGTTCTTCGCCACCTACGAAGCCTTCGTCCATGTGATCGACTCGATGTTCAACCAGCATGCGAAGTGGCTGGAGAAGGCCAAGACGGAGCTGGACTGGCGCGCGCCCGTGCCTTCGATCAATCTGTTGATCACGTCGCTGGTCTGGCGCCAGGATCACAATGGCTTCACCCATCAGGATCCGGGCTTTCTCGATGTGGTGGCGAACAAGAGTCCGGCCGTGGTCCGCATCTACCTGCCGCCGGATGCGAATTGCCTGCTGAGCGTGGCGGACCACTGCCTGCGCACGCGCGACTATGTCAACGTGATCGTGGCCGACAAGCAGCCGCATCTGCAGTATCTGGACATGGAGAGTGCCACGATCCATTGCACCAAGGGCATCGGCATCTGGGAGTGGGCCAGCACGGACCAGGGGGCGGAGCCGGATGTGGTGATGGCGTGCGCGGGGGATATCGCGACGATGGAGGCGCTGGCGGCCACCAAGATATTGAAGGAGAAGTTTCCGGAGCTGAAGATCCGCTTCGTCAACGTGGTGGATCTTTATCGCCTGGTTTCCGATACGGAGCATCCGCATGGGCTGAGCGACCGGGATTTCGATTCGCTGTTCACGCGCGATAAGCCGGTGATCTTCAATTTCCACTCCTACTCATCCTTGGTGCACAAGCTGACGTATCGGCGGGCCAATCACGACAATATGCACGTGCATGGGTATCAGGAGCGGGGGAATATCAACACGCCGTTCGAACTGGCCATGATCAATGAGGTGGACCGCTACCACCTGGCCATCGATGTCATCGACCGCGTGCCCAAGCTGCATGTCGTCGGCGCGCATGTGAAGGAGTGGCTGCGCGACCGGCTGATCGAGCATATGGCCTATGCTCATCAGGAAGGGATCGATAAGCCCGAAATCAGTAACTGGGAGTGGTAG
- a CDS encoding GntR family transcriptional regulator — protein sequence MYHQIAQVLRRRLEAGDLGAGNQMATEQALCDEFGVSRTTVRHALSYLKREGLLSSRRGVGTRRIDAGPRKKYVRSNGDPLHATLSSKPRILTLGLAPAPAHVARFLGLEEGTDVFKIVRMHDLDGEPLSVVISYMPAYLSKISRAAMQRESLHEIFWHDFGLKVEKSLHTIRLGRADTDIAELLKIGLADPVMHIQAQTFLRGGQPIRWTENYFCEDRYEYTAEFVWDPPPPRRRATTAKPGEKK from the coding sequence ATGTACCACCAGATCGCGCAGGTTTTGCGGCGCCGTCTGGAAGCCGGTGATCTGGGGGCTGGTAATCAGATGGCGACTGAACAGGCGCTGTGCGATGAGTTTGGTGTGAGTCGCACCACTGTACGGCACGCCTTGAGTTATTTGAAACGCGAAGGCCTGTTGAGCAGCCGGCGGGGCGTCGGCACTCGTCGCATCGACGCGGGCCCGCGCAAAAAATACGTGCGCTCCAATGGCGACCCGCTGCACGCGACTTTGTCCAGCAAACCACGGATATTGACCCTGGGCCTGGCGCCGGCGCCGGCGCATGTGGCGCGCTTCCTGGGACTGGAAGAGGGCACGGACGTATTTAAAATCGTGCGTATGCATGACCTCGATGGCGAGCCGCTGTCGGTCGTGATCAGTTATATGCCTGCTTATCTGTCGAAAATCTCGCGCGCCGCCATGCAGCGCGAATCGCTGCACGAGATTTTCTGGCACGACTTCGGCCTGAAAGTCGAAAAAAGCCTGCACACCATACGGCTGGGTCGCGCCGATACGGATATTGCCGAGCTCTTGAAAATCGGCCTGGCCGATCCGGTCATGCATATTCAAGCGCAGACATTCCTGCGCGGCGGCCAGCCCATCCGCTGGACCGAAAATTATTTTTGCGAAGATCGCTACGAATACACGGCCGAGTTCGTGTGGGATCCTCCGCCACCGCGGCGCAGAGCGACAACGGCCAAACCCGGGGAAAAAAAGTGA
- a CDS encoding oxaloacetate decarboxylase: MMSKCRQMRELLKRARPLVSPGIYDGYSGLLAQAMGFKTASTTGAGLANSLLGQPDIGLFSLRDNVDACRRLTHALDIPLMADADTGYGNAVTVYHVVQYFEEAGVVGINIEDQFMPKRCGAMRGKELVEPLEMALKIEAALKAKKDPDFIINARTDAIAVEGIEGTVKRVREYVAAGADMIYPDAIRNEDDILRVLEAADGVPVNINMGFGIRQRPTTPLIPFKRLGEMGVARISLPRFLPAAALHGMRQAILALQEGIQGDSVIDRPDLLVGMQEITDLVGYERIAALESELLSAEQLERKYHEGSRDYVVKEH; encoded by the coding sequence ATGATGAGCAAATGCCGGCAGATGCGTGAACTGCTCAAGCGCGCGCGGCCCCTGGTATCGCCGGGGATTTACGACGGCTACAGCGGTCTGCTGGCACAGGCCATGGGCTTCAAGACGGCGTCCACCACGGGCGCGGGCCTGGCCAATTCCCTGTTGGGACAACCCGATATCGGCCTGTTCAGCCTGCGCGACAACGTCGATGCCTGCCGGCGGCTTACCCATGCGCTCGACATACCGCTGATGGCCGACGCCGATACCGGCTATGGCAACGCGGTGACGGTCTACCACGTGGTCCAGTATTTCGAGGAAGCCGGCGTGGTCGGCATCAATATCGAAGACCAGTTCATGCCCAAGCGCTGCGGCGCCATGCGGGGCAAGGAGCTCGTGGAGCCGCTGGAGATGGCCTTGAAGATCGAGGCGGCGCTGAAGGCCAAGAAGGATCCCGACTTCATCATCAATGCGCGCACCGACGCCATCGCCGTCGAAGGCATCGAAGGCACGGTCAAGCGCGTGCGTGAGTATGTCGCGGCGGGCGCCGACATGATCTATCCCGATGCCATTCGCAACGAGGACGACATCCTGCGTGTCCTGGAAGCCGCCGACGGTGTGCCCGTGAATATCAATATGGGCTTCGGCATCCGCCAACGCCCGACGACGCCGCTGATCCCTTTCAAGCGCCTGGGGGAAATGGGCGTGGCCCGCATCAGCTTGCCGCGTTTCCTGCCCGCCGCGGCCTTGCATGGCATGCGCCAGGCCATACTGGCCTTGCAGGAAGGCATACAGGGTGACAGTGTCATCGACCGACCGGATCTGCTGGTCGGCATGCAGGAGATTACCGATCTGGTCGGCTATGAACGCATCGCCGCGCTGGAAAGCGAGCTGCTTTCGGCCGAACAGTTGGAGCGCAAATACCATGAGGGTTCGCGCGATTATGTTGTCAAGGAACACTGA